A genomic stretch from Larimichthys crocea isolate SSNF chromosome XXII, L_crocea_2.0, whole genome shotgun sequence includes:
- the exoc3l2a gene encoding tumor necrosis factor alpha-induced protein 2 isoform X2, which yields MPILKKLPGRSKSCHEFPRVNGELILPRLDLDLRDLNDLNDLKLNDLSDLNKNLNPFEDVDLDDDERNGGDTGLIMGGGVRGNLQLRSTRDGEEEENEVNAERHGAGNPKGRPLKGTLERICGVSPLKTLGKLGKGLRISGRNVWGNNSPNYSPGDSNTLPPEREKRKGIRRGSEGIMTLLRFTGRRKEERRESLPCGNLFTEPEAEASRRSSFLRMVSLGKLKRESMSDKASQEAEEETDEEEPVVKTREPLSVLEILQLVNHRDLLLADTHIQELERECELLSHLPTPPNLTPNLCPSTPPGMIPLSSSSLNDESLSSNATLDSSRRKAKDVELLYEALQREMWDVVRESLRQPSAGPNLGLVVLVIQQEEHADAAWALREEIKPERESPQIHVHPSQRPRRLKAKWRQAVAEAADWSLPHQVDTQAGQLASYLERLRSRMVDDLDAARRNAVSIYPEEFAAFQVYVESYHRAVAKRLRTITSGPLQITDVYSLLDWFYNIYNRDVLGTIGTTTPISYAPLEPILAQNTVDRLEQDCISIVREKVTTELVQILDEEERRWAQTLHIEEYQSHLARSVIQRVKVDLDRSTSVNQFLGARVARCSLIGLADFLYNFQRKVEMFHETQAEFGDRGDGYVSRTIALVNCCPPLRSLVERCRQCDPQSSEESAQRANSSLDRIINQSVRVLTDRLFEHIRPFFDKLIKRKWLNNTEAFEAIEACIKQHFKKFRRMDSPPYQTLVGEVHRRVLVEYVRSIMRGRVICTSSKMRKRMAFRLQDEAKQLKGLFKDLESSSSWLDSVICHLADIILLEDTPSIQMEVAVLVKEFPDIRKKHVSTLLNVRGMMRQAERQEILNIVKDFECSNALMCRDHALFSDIPITSEVHCISLGFLRLAMTVTNWFSEHRPRRNHRASARNASSQPAEGQNVEDVNKHHRED from the exons ATGCCCATCCTGAAGAAGCTCCCGGGAAGGTCCAAAAGCTGCCACGAGTTCCCCAGAGTGAACGGTGAACTCATCCTGCCCCGGCTGGACTTGGACCTCAGGGACTTGAATGATCTCAATGACCTGAAACTGAATGACCTGTCGGATCTGAACAAGAACCTGAACCCCTTTGAGGATGTGGACCTGGATGACGACGAGAGGAATGGAGGTGACACGGGCCTCATCATGGGGGGCGGTGTCAGGGGTAACCTCCAGCTCAGATCCACTCGAgatggtgaagaggaggaaaatgagGTAAACGCAGAAAGACATGGGGCAGGGAATCCAAAAGGGAGGCCTCTTAAGGGAACCCTGGAGCGGATCTGTGGAGTGTCACCCCTCAAAACCCTTGGAAAACTGGGGAAGGGTCTCCGCATTTCGGGACGCAATGTATGGGGGAACAACTCTCCGAATTACAGCCCTGGAGACTCAAACACTCTCCCaccagagagggagaaaaggaaaggaataCGCAGGGGCTCCGAAGGAATTATGACCCTGCTCCG CTTTACAGGTCGACGTAAGGAGGAGCGCCGAGAAAGCCTGCCCTGCGGAAACCTGTTCACAGAACCCGAGGCGGAGGCTTCCAGGCGGTCCTCCTTCCTCAGGATGGTCAGTCTGGGCAAGCTGAAGAGGGAATCCATGTCAGACAAGGCGTCCCAAGAGGCCGAGGAGGAAACAGACGAGGAGGAGCCGGTGGTGAAAACCAGAGAGCCCCTCTCAG TATTGGAGATTCTACAGTTGGTCAACCATAGGGATCTTCTCctggctgacacacacattcaggagCTGGAGCGAGAGTGTGAGCTGCTATCTCACCTGCCGACTCCTCCCAACCTTACTCCGAACCTTTGCCCCAGCACCCCTCCTGGCATGATCCCCTTATCATCCTCATCCTTGAATGATGAATCTCTCAGCTCCAATGCAACATTGGACTCGAGCCGACGAAAGGCAAAGGATGTGGAGCTCCTGTATGAGGCCCTGCAGAGGGAGATGTGGGATGTAGTGCGTGAGTCCCTCAGACAGCCCAGTGCTGGTCCCAACCTTGggctggtggtgctggtgatCCAACAGGAGGAGCATGCTGATGCTGCCTGGGCCCTGAGAGAGGAGATCAAGCCAGAGCGAGAGAGCCCCCAAATCCACGTCCATCCCAGTCAGCGCCCCCGACGACTGAAGGCAAAGTGGAGGCAGGCTGTGGCGGAGGCTGCAGACTGGAGCCTGCCACATCAGGTGGACACTCAGGCGGGCCAGCTGGCCTCATACCTCGAGCGCCTGAGGAGTCGGATGGTGGATGACCTGGATGCAGCAAGGAGGAATGCTGTATCCATTTACCCAGAGGAGTTTGCTGCCTTCCAAGTGTATGTGGAAAGTTACCATCGAGCCGTGGCCAAACGTCTTCGAACAATTACCAGCGGCCCACTGCAGATCACAGACGTCTACTCACTACTCGACTGGttctacaacatctacaacag GGATGTTCTCGGAACCATCGGCACAACCACACCAATCAGCTATGCTCCACTGGAACCCATTCTGGCCCAAAACACAGTGGACAGGCTGGAACAAGACTGCATCAGCATTGTCAGG GAGAAGGTGACAACAGAGTTGGTTCAGATtctggatgaagaggagaggcgATGGGCCCAAACTCTGCACATAGAAGAGTATCAGTCTCACCTGGCTCGCTCAGTCATCCAG AGGGTGAAGGTGGACTTGGACAGATCTACATCTGTGAACCAGTTTCTAGGGGCGAGAGTGGCTCGCTGTAGTCTAATTGGACTGGCTGACTTTCTCTACAA TTTCCAGAGGAAGGTGGAAATGTTTCATGAGACTCAAGCTGAATTTGGAGACAGAGGGGACGGATATGTTTCGAGGACCATAGCTCTGGTCAACTGTTGCCCTCCTCTCAG ATCCTTAGTGGAGCGCTGCAGGCAGTGTGATCCACAAAGCAGCGAGGAGTCGGCACAGAGAGCCAACTCCTCCTTGGACAGGATCATCAACCAGTCAGTCAGGGTGCTGACCGACAGACTGTTTGAGCATATCAGG ccttTCTTTGACAAACTGATAAAGAGAAAGTGGCTGAACAACACGGAGGCCTTCGAGGCCATTGAAGCCTGCATCAAACAACACTTCAAGAAGTTCAGAAGGATGGACTCTCCACCTTATCAG ACGCTGGTTGGCGAGGTGCACCGACGAGTCCTGGTGGAGTATGTCCGATCCATCATGCGGGGACGGGTCATCTGTACATCCTcaaagatgaggaagaggatggcCTTCCGCCTGCAAGATGAGGCCAAACAGCTGAAAGGACTCTTTAAGGATCTG GAATCAAGTTCATCCTGGTTGGACAGCGTCATCTGCCACCTCGCTGACATCATTCTCCTGGAGGACACTCCCTCCATCCAAATGGAAGTTGCAGTCCTGGTGAAAGAGTTTCCAGATATACG GAAGAAGCACGTCTCCACCCTGCTGAACGTTCGGGGGATGATGCGGCAGGCGGAGCGCCAGGAGATCCTCAACATTGTCAAAGACTTTGAATGCAGCAATGCCCTCATGTGCAGGGACCACGCCCTCTTTTCCGACATCCCCATCACCTCGGAGGTGCACTGCATCAGCCTGGGTTTCCTCCGCTTGGCCATGACCGTCACCAACTGGTTCTCAGAGCACCGTCCGAGGCGAAACCACAGGGCAAGTGCCAGAAATGCATCATCTCAACCTGCGGAGGGCCAGAATGTGGAAGACGTAAATAAACATCACAGGGAAGACTAG
- the exoc3l2a gene encoding tumor necrosis factor alpha-induced protein 2 isoform X1 gives MFQFIKISSATMPILKKLPGRSKSCHEFPRVNGELILPRLDLDLRDLNDLNDLKLNDLSDLNKNLNPFEDVDLDDDERNGGDTGLIMGGGVRGNLQLRSTRDGEEEENEVNAERHGAGNPKGRPLKGTLERICGVSPLKTLGKLGKGLRISGRNVWGNNSPNYSPGDSNTLPPEREKRKGIRRGSEGIMTLLRFTGRRKEERRESLPCGNLFTEPEAEASRRSSFLRMVSLGKLKRESMSDKASQEAEEETDEEEPVVKTREPLSVLEILQLVNHRDLLLADTHIQELERECELLSHLPTPPNLTPNLCPSTPPGMIPLSSSSLNDESLSSNATLDSSRRKAKDVELLYEALQREMWDVVRESLRQPSAGPNLGLVVLVIQQEEHADAAWALREEIKPERESPQIHVHPSQRPRRLKAKWRQAVAEAADWSLPHQVDTQAGQLASYLERLRSRMVDDLDAARRNAVSIYPEEFAAFQVYVESYHRAVAKRLRTITSGPLQITDVYSLLDWFYNIYNRDVLGTIGTTTPISYAPLEPILAQNTVDRLEQDCISIVREKVTTELVQILDEEERRWAQTLHIEEYQSHLARSVIQRVKVDLDRSTSVNQFLGARVARCSLIGLADFLYNFQRKVEMFHETQAEFGDRGDGYVSRTIALVNCCPPLRSLVERCRQCDPQSSEESAQRANSSLDRIINQSVRVLTDRLFEHIRPFFDKLIKRKWLNNTEAFEAIEACIKQHFKKFRRMDSPPYQTLVGEVHRRVLVEYVRSIMRGRVICTSSKMRKRMAFRLQDEAKQLKGLFKDLESSSSWLDSVICHLADIILLEDTPSIQMEVAVLVKEFPDIRKKHVSTLLNVRGMMRQAERQEILNIVKDFECSNALMCRDHALFSDIPITSEVHCISLGFLRLAMTVTNWFSEHRPRRNHRASARNASSQPAEGQNVEDVNKHHRED, from the exons AtgtttcagtttattaaaaTCTCAAGTGCAACCATGCCCATCCTGAAGAAGCTCCCGGGAAGGTCCAAAAGCTGCCACGAGTTCCCCAGAGTGAACGGTGAACTCATCCTGCCCCGGCTGGACTTGGACCTCAGGGACTTGAATGATCTCAATGACCTGAAACTGAATGACCTGTCGGATCTGAACAAGAACCTGAACCCCTTTGAGGATGTGGACCTGGATGACGACGAGAGGAATGGAGGTGACACGGGCCTCATCATGGGGGGCGGTGTCAGGGGTAACCTCCAGCTCAGATCCACTCGAgatggtgaagaggaggaaaatgagGTAAACGCAGAAAGACATGGGGCAGGGAATCCAAAAGGGAGGCCTCTTAAGGGAACCCTGGAGCGGATCTGTGGAGTGTCACCCCTCAAAACCCTTGGAAAACTGGGGAAGGGTCTCCGCATTTCGGGACGCAATGTATGGGGGAACAACTCTCCGAATTACAGCCCTGGAGACTCAAACACTCTCCCaccagagagggagaaaaggaaaggaataCGCAGGGGCTCCGAAGGAATTATGACCCTGCTCCG CTTTACAGGTCGACGTAAGGAGGAGCGCCGAGAAAGCCTGCCCTGCGGAAACCTGTTCACAGAACCCGAGGCGGAGGCTTCCAGGCGGTCCTCCTTCCTCAGGATGGTCAGTCTGGGCAAGCTGAAGAGGGAATCCATGTCAGACAAGGCGTCCCAAGAGGCCGAGGAGGAAACAGACGAGGAGGAGCCGGTGGTGAAAACCAGAGAGCCCCTCTCAG TATTGGAGATTCTACAGTTGGTCAACCATAGGGATCTTCTCctggctgacacacacattcaggagCTGGAGCGAGAGTGTGAGCTGCTATCTCACCTGCCGACTCCTCCCAACCTTACTCCGAACCTTTGCCCCAGCACCCCTCCTGGCATGATCCCCTTATCATCCTCATCCTTGAATGATGAATCTCTCAGCTCCAATGCAACATTGGACTCGAGCCGACGAAAGGCAAAGGATGTGGAGCTCCTGTATGAGGCCCTGCAGAGGGAGATGTGGGATGTAGTGCGTGAGTCCCTCAGACAGCCCAGTGCTGGTCCCAACCTTGggctggtggtgctggtgatCCAACAGGAGGAGCATGCTGATGCTGCCTGGGCCCTGAGAGAGGAGATCAAGCCAGAGCGAGAGAGCCCCCAAATCCACGTCCATCCCAGTCAGCGCCCCCGACGACTGAAGGCAAAGTGGAGGCAGGCTGTGGCGGAGGCTGCAGACTGGAGCCTGCCACATCAGGTGGACACTCAGGCGGGCCAGCTGGCCTCATACCTCGAGCGCCTGAGGAGTCGGATGGTGGATGACCTGGATGCAGCAAGGAGGAATGCTGTATCCATTTACCCAGAGGAGTTTGCTGCCTTCCAAGTGTATGTGGAAAGTTACCATCGAGCCGTGGCCAAACGTCTTCGAACAATTACCAGCGGCCCACTGCAGATCACAGACGTCTACTCACTACTCGACTGGttctacaacatctacaacag GGATGTTCTCGGAACCATCGGCACAACCACACCAATCAGCTATGCTCCACTGGAACCCATTCTGGCCCAAAACACAGTGGACAGGCTGGAACAAGACTGCATCAGCATTGTCAGG GAGAAGGTGACAACAGAGTTGGTTCAGATtctggatgaagaggagaggcgATGGGCCCAAACTCTGCACATAGAAGAGTATCAGTCTCACCTGGCTCGCTCAGTCATCCAG AGGGTGAAGGTGGACTTGGACAGATCTACATCTGTGAACCAGTTTCTAGGGGCGAGAGTGGCTCGCTGTAGTCTAATTGGACTGGCTGACTTTCTCTACAA TTTCCAGAGGAAGGTGGAAATGTTTCATGAGACTCAAGCTGAATTTGGAGACAGAGGGGACGGATATGTTTCGAGGACCATAGCTCTGGTCAACTGTTGCCCTCCTCTCAG ATCCTTAGTGGAGCGCTGCAGGCAGTGTGATCCACAAAGCAGCGAGGAGTCGGCACAGAGAGCCAACTCCTCCTTGGACAGGATCATCAACCAGTCAGTCAGGGTGCTGACCGACAGACTGTTTGAGCATATCAGG ccttTCTTTGACAAACTGATAAAGAGAAAGTGGCTGAACAACACGGAGGCCTTCGAGGCCATTGAAGCCTGCATCAAACAACACTTCAAGAAGTTCAGAAGGATGGACTCTCCACCTTATCAG ACGCTGGTTGGCGAGGTGCACCGACGAGTCCTGGTGGAGTATGTCCGATCCATCATGCGGGGACGGGTCATCTGTACATCCTcaaagatgaggaagaggatggcCTTCCGCCTGCAAGATGAGGCCAAACAGCTGAAAGGACTCTTTAAGGATCTG GAATCAAGTTCATCCTGGTTGGACAGCGTCATCTGCCACCTCGCTGACATCATTCTCCTGGAGGACACTCCCTCCATCCAAATGGAAGTTGCAGTCCTGGTGAAAGAGTTTCCAGATATACG GAAGAAGCACGTCTCCACCCTGCTGAACGTTCGGGGGATGATGCGGCAGGCGGAGCGCCAGGAGATCCTCAACATTGTCAAAGACTTTGAATGCAGCAATGCCCTCATGTGCAGGGACCACGCCCTCTTTTCCGACATCCCCATCACCTCGGAGGTGCACTGCATCAGCCTGGGTTTCCTCCGCTTGGCCATGACCGTCACCAACTGGTTCTCAGAGCACCGTCCGAGGCGAAACCACAGGGCAAGTGCCAGAAATGCATCATCTCAACCTGCGGAGGGCCAGAATGTGGAAGACGTAAATAAACATCACAGGGAAGACTAG